TGCGCCAGTTCGAAGTGGAACGACTTGAGGATATTTTCCAGGTTCGGGGTCGGAGCGGTCAACGCAAAAGCGATCAGGAAAAACGCGGCAGCCAAAATCCAGAACCTGCGACTGCGTAATGCCTGCATCAGAGTGAGGCCATATTCCTCAACCTCGGCGGCCTCGTTCGAGCCGACCGTCGCCGCAAGACCTCGCCTTTCATGGAAGAGCAGCAGGATTATCGGAACGCCAATCAAAATCGGGAGCAACCCGACCGCCACGAACGCCGCGCGCCAGCCATAGTCGGTGATGATCCAGGCGGTGAACGGCTTGATCAAAAAACCAGTGAGTCCCGTTCCGGTACTCGCGAACCCGAGCGCGAGGCCCCGGTTCTTGTCAAACCATCCGTTCACCACGCGCGTCCATGCGGCCGAAAGTGTCCCGGCGCCCAGCACGGACATTACGCCCCATTGTGCGTAATAGAGCAGCAACGAGCCATTGCTCAGCGCCAGGCTCATGAAGCACAGGCCGAACAACAGCAGCGATACGATCGCGACCCGACGCGGGCCCCACCGGTCCACGGCGAATCCTGCCAATGGGCCGGATACCATCACCACTGCGGATTGTACGCCGATGCTGCCCATCATCGCGGCGAAGGACCACCCGAACGCCTTAGACAGCTCCGGCGCGAACATGCCGATGGTGTAAAAAGGCACCGGGCTCAGCCCTACCGCCACCCCGACCATAGCCGCCAGCACGACAAGCCAGCCGCGCGGTGTCTCACGCGGTTGAGAATACGGGTGTCCACCTAAAACCTGGCTCGTCATCAAAGGTCACTCCGGGGGCTGGACAAGCGGTCGGTGTTGCCGCACGATAAGTTATAAGAGTATATCAATTGTCAGGACGCAAGCTCTGATTGGAGTATGCGAGCCGATCGCACGGAGCGTGTTCATGGACGACCGTAGTTCCACCGCCCCTGAACACCCTCAAGAGGTGGCGCGCCGCTATCTCGAGGCAGATGGACGCGCGATCCACTATCGTGTGATCGGCGACGGCCCCGCAGTGATCATGCTGCACGATTCGCCAAGGTCCTCGCGGCTCCATCTGGCAACGATGCATGCCCTTTCTCGCCACTTTCGCGTCTATGCACTCGACACACCAGGTTACGGCAATTCGGAGCCGCTAGGGTCCGCCGATCCGACCATCGCGGACTTCGCCACTGCGCTGGACGCCGTTATCCGAGCGCTGGGGATCGAGGGTGCTCCCATCTATGCCACGCACACCAGCGCCAAAATCGCGCTTGAGTATGCCGCAAGCCGGGCAAATAGCTACGGGGAACACGAGGCTAAGCGCACCGGAACGGCACAAACGGGCTGCCTCATCCTTGATGGGCTATCGATCCCGGTCGCTCGCACCGACCCAGCTTTCATTTCCGCATACATGCGCCCGTTCTTGCTTGATGAAGCCGGGGCGTATCTCGCCGCCGAGTGGACCCGCATGCGCGACATGGTGCGCTGGTTTCCGTGGTTTGCTCCGTCGCCGCAGACGCGCATGCCAACCGCGCAACCGACAGACGCCTGGATCAGCGCGTACATGATCGATTTCCTATCCGCCGGGCCGAACTATTCGTCGGCTTATGCTGCCGCGATGCGGTACGATCCGATGCCCTCGCTCATGCGGGTCACCTCGCCCGTGCTCGTCGCGGCGCGGTCCGATGACGTCCTGTATGCTAGCCTCGATCGAGTGCCGGTGGCGGAGAACACAGCGCTTGCGGTCAAGCGGCTTCCCCCCGATCTCGCCACATGGCTGGCTTGGCTGGAGAACACGCTCGCGTCTGCCGTGGAGAACATGTCTCCAGCGCCGCCGCTGCCGGCGCAGCCGACTACCGGAGCAATCTACGTCGATCTTCCCCACGGCCGGATGCGTGTGCATCGCAGCGGCCCGCCGGGCGATCGGCCGCTTCTGATTCTCTCCGCTCCCACGACGTTGCAGGCACTTGCCTGGCAAGCGGGATCGCCGGATCGTTCCACCCTCGTGCCCGAACTTCCTGGCTTCGGAGAATCCGATCCCCTGCCCTCGCCGACCCTTGAAGCCGCGACGGACGCCCTTGCCGCGATGCTGGAACAGCTTGGCTATGCGCAAGTCGACCTGCTGGCGATCGGCTTCGCCACGCCGCTGGGCTGCACCTTGGCGCGCCGCTATCCCGGCGCGATCGCACGCGTCATACTCGACGGCTGCTACAGCCTTGATGAGCAGGAGGCCCGAACTCTGGCCGAGCAAGTCGCCCCCGTGTTCCCATTCGATCGAGGAGGCGGCCACATCCACCGAACCTGGCACATGCTGCGCGATGGTGAGGCCGCTTGGCCGTGGCACGACGGCAGCGCCGACGCGGCGCGAGGATTGGCGCCGATCCTTGCCGCACGACCGCTGCACGACGCCCTGCTTGGCGTCCTCAAGCAACCGGAGCGGTATGGCGATTGCGCCCGCGCTGCGCTCCAATCGGATGAAGAGGCCCGCTATCCC
This genomic stretch from Sphingomonas panacis harbors:
- a CDS encoding alpha/beta hydrolase — its product is MDDRSSTAPEHPQEVARRYLEADGRAIHYRVIGDGPAVIMLHDSPRSSRLHLATMHALSRHFRVYALDTPGYGNSEPLGSADPTIADFATALDAVIRALGIEGAPIYATHTSAKIALEYAASRANSYGEHEAKRTGTAQTGCLILDGLSIPVARTDPAFISAYMRPFLLDEAGAYLAAEWTRMRDMVRWFPWFAPSPQTRMPTAQPTDAWISAYMIDFLSAGPNYSSAYAAAMRYDPMPSLMRVTSPVLVAARSDDVLYASLDRVPVAENTALAVKRLPPDLATWLAWLENTLASAVENMSPAPPLPAQPTTGAIYVDLPHGRMRVHRSGPPGDRPLLILSAPTTLQALAWQAGSPDRSTLVPELPGFGESDPLPSPTLEAATDALAAMLEQLGYAQVDLLAIGFATPLGCTLARRYPGAIARVILDGCYSLDEQEARTLAEQVAPVFPFDRGGGHIHRTWHMLRDGEAAWPWHDGSADAARGLAPILAARPLHDALLGVLKQPERYGDCARAALQSDEEARYPAFPQNALLLHRLGDRGYAGATNLAARLPRASLEERPANLTDTVQIVTHFLSKDAHVAEAVA
- a CDS encoding MFS transporter, whose product is MTSQVLGGHPYSQPRETPRGWLVVLAAMVGVAVGLSPVPFYTIGMFAPELSKAFGWSFAAMMGSIGVQSAVVMVSGPLAGFAVDRWGPRRVAIVSLLLFGLCFMSLALSNGSLLLYYAQWGVMSVLGAGTLSAAWTRVVNGWFDKNRGLALGFASTGTGLTGFLIKPFTAWIITDYGWRAAFVAVGLLPILIGVPIILLLFHERRGLAATVGSNEAAEVEEYGLTLMQALRSRRFWILAAAFFLIAFALTAPTPNLENILKSFHFELAQIGRITASFGLAVIAGRIVGGWMLDRIWAPACAFVILLVPALGSWLLAGDTLSGQAALAAVLCIGFGAGFEFDLLAYLISRYFGQRNYGMIYGCFYTVIAFGGGLGPVVYGYAFDSTGTYGTALLIGVACVLTGSVLLLLLGAYPVFTAADAANPQQS